The following proteins are encoded in a genomic region of Alistipes shahii WAL 8301:
- a CDS encoding PQQ-binding-like beta-propeller repeat protein, whose amino-acid sequence MKCSKILLCFGALWASSAFPAPAPCDTLRVAFLTDIHVTPGNVQDSLFRVAVDEINASPCDIVIFGGDLTNLGSDAELEYVHGLISRLEKPWHAVPGNHETTWSESACTTFARIFGHDGRTAFRAGDYLFLGYASGPFMKMAMGAVRTEDLAWLAAEAAKARPGQRIVSLCHYPLNNDLTNRTEVTATLRRLDIPLTLFGHYHRAPSLFNFDSIAGIQGRALRGKSDSDAGYTLLDFWGDSVRVREKTLGAEPRTRFTIRMQDDPQTLALASDPTPPVPDYKAHAQLVLQDSATIYTGAAFYKDLVYYGTTQGVLRAYDTRRNREVWRQRFGGALYTTPLVAEGLVIAGTTTDGLRAYDARTGRERWHIDTPTPIVGQGLVAGRGPNAVLYIGLGNGTMAKIAVSDGRILWRYDYGRGQSQGQPALADGKLVFGAWNGHLHCLDAATGKLGWKWTNGSKSLFLSPGNIVPRIAGGRVFIDAPDRAVTCLDLASGSVVWRCTDYKAREASGMSADGKRFYVKTMDGELLAIDTAPDAFRRLWITPAGFGYDYTACPVTVSGGIAYLADRSGNVAAVREDGTPLWCVKCCNSAANFITEAPDGSLWATFAEGKIFRIPPHAPAGHKKKIP is encoded by the coding sequence ATGAAATGCTCCAAAATCCTGCTGTGCTTCGGCGCGCTGTGGGCGTCGTCGGCATTCCCGGCCCCGGCTCCCTGCGACACGCTCCGCGTCGCCTTTCTGACCGACATCCACGTGACGCCCGGCAACGTGCAGGATTCGCTGTTCCGCGTCGCGGTGGACGAAATCAACGCCTCGCCGTGCGACATCGTGATCTTCGGCGGCGACCTCACCAACCTGGGCAGCGACGCCGAACTGGAATATGTCCACGGGCTGATCTCACGGCTCGAAAAACCGTGGCACGCCGTGCCGGGCAACCACGAGACCACGTGGTCCGAAAGCGCCTGCACGACCTTCGCCCGGATCTTCGGCCACGACGGGCGCACCGCCTTCCGGGCCGGGGACTACCTCTTTCTGGGCTACGCTTCGGGACCTTTTATGAAGATGGCCATGGGAGCGGTGCGCACCGAGGACCTCGCGTGGCTGGCCGCGGAGGCCGCCAAGGCCCGGCCCGGCCAGCGCATCGTGAGCCTCTGCCACTATCCGCTGAACAACGACCTCACGAACCGCACGGAGGTGACGGCGACGCTCCGGCGGCTGGATATCCCGCTCACGCTGTTCGGCCACTACCACCGCGCACCCTCGCTGTTCAACTTCGACTCCATAGCAGGCATTCAGGGACGCGCCCTGCGCGGCAAGAGCGATTCCGACGCGGGCTACACACTGCTCGACTTCTGGGGCGACTCGGTCCGTGTGCGCGAAAAGACGCTGGGCGCGGAGCCGCGCACCCGCTTCACGATCCGCATGCAGGACGACCCGCAAACGCTGGCCCTCGCCTCCGACCCGACGCCCCCGGTTCCCGACTACAAGGCGCATGCGCAGCTTGTGTTGCAGGACAGCGCCACAATCTACACCGGAGCGGCCTTTTACAAGGACCTGGTGTATTACGGCACGACGCAGGGCGTGCTGCGGGCCTACGACACGCGCCGCAACCGCGAGGTGTGGCGTCAGCGTTTCGGCGGGGCGCTCTACACCACGCCCCTCGTGGCCGAAGGGCTGGTCATCGCGGGCACGACCACCGACGGACTGCGCGCCTACGACGCCCGCACGGGCCGCGAGAGGTGGCACATCGACACCCCGACGCCGATCGTCGGGCAGGGACTCGTCGCGGGCCGCGGACCCAACGCCGTGCTCTACATCGGTCTGGGCAACGGCACGATGGCCAAAATCGCGGTGAGCGACGGGCGGATTCTGTGGCGTTACGACTACGGACGCGGCCAGTCGCAGGGGCAACCCGCGCTGGCGGACGGGAAACTGGTTTTCGGAGCCTGGAACGGGCATCTTCACTGCCTCGACGCCGCGACGGGAAAACTCGGCTGGAAGTGGACCAACGGCTCGAAAAGCCTCTTCCTGTCCCCGGGCAACATCGTTCCCCGGATCGCCGGAGGCCGCGTGTTCATCGACGCGCCCGACCGCGCCGTCACCTGCCTCGACCTCGCCTCGGGAAGCGTCGTATGGCGCTGCACCGACTACAAGGCCCGCGAAGCATCGGGCATGAGCGCCGACGGCAAACGCTTCTACGTCAAAACCATGGACGGCGAACTGCTGGCCATCGACACGGCCCCGGACGCCTTCCGCCGGCTGTGGATCACCCCCGCGGGCTTCGGCTACGACTACACGGCCTGCCCGGTGACCGTGAGCGGCGGCATAGCCTACCTCGCCGACCGCTCGGGCAACGTCGCCGCCGTGCGCGAGGACGGCACGCCGCTGTGGTGCGTCAAGTGCTGCAACTCGGCGGCGAACTTCATCACCGAGGCTCCCGACGGCTCGCTGTGGGCGACTTTCGCCGAAGGTAAGATCTTCCGCATCCCTCCGCACGCACCCGCAGGGCACAAAAAGAAAATCCCGTAA
- a CDS encoding peptidylprolyl isomerase, whose amino-acid sequence MKKYAIISTEKGTMKAELYADETPGTVANFVELAEHNFYDGLTFHRVIPDFVIQGGCPRGDGTGGPGYTIKCETSAPRQRHDRGVLSMAHAGRDTGGSQFFICHNRENTQHLDGRHTCFGQVVEGLDVIDDIRPGDKILSIRIVEE is encoded by the coding sequence ATGAAAAAGTACGCAATTATTTCGACCGAAAAGGGGACGATGAAAGCCGAGCTGTATGCCGACGAGACCCCCGGAACCGTGGCCAACTTCGTCGAACTGGCCGAACACAACTTCTACGACGGGCTGACCTTCCACCGTGTGATTCCCGACTTCGTGATCCAGGGCGGCTGCCCCAGGGGCGACGGCACGGGAGGTCCGGGCTACACGATCAAGTGCGAGACGTCGGCCCCGCGCCAGCGCCACGACCGCGGCGTGCTGTCGATGGCCCATGCCGGGCGCGACACGGGCGGTTCGCAGTTCTTCATCTGCCACAACCGCGAGAATACGCAGCATCTCGACGGCCGCCACACCTGCTTCGGGCAGGTGGTCGAAGGGCTGGACGTGATCGACGACATCCGCCCGGGCGACAAGATTCTTTCGATCCGCATCGTCGAGGAGTAA
- a CDS encoding acyltransferase family protein translates to MSATATGYLASKPRYEILDGLRGVAAMIVVAFHLLETYSKGPAYQVLNHGYLAVDFFFVLSGFVIGYAYDDRWNCMSLKGFFKRRLVRLHPMVIMGSLIGALFFYFGSAAFPMIAGVQWWEVLLICLLGCTMLPALPSWDIRGWGETSPLNGPAWSLLYEYIANILYALVIRRFPKFVLGLFVAGAAVLTLDLTLNLDLFGLLSADRSAAYTVIGGWSVTPEQIYIGFSRLLYPFFAGLLLSRLDAAIRVRGGFWWCSLLIAAALVMPHVGSVSAPWIDGGYQALVILFVFPLIVSMGAGSRVAGARSVAVCTFLGEISFPLYITHYPLVYMQMAWVAGNPDAPLGTGIFVNVAIFLLAVGLAWACLKLYDLPVREWLKRHWLMK, encoded by the coding sequence ATGTCTGCGACCGCAACCGGTTACCTGGCCTCGAAGCCGCGCTACGAAATCCTCGACGGACTGCGCGGCGTGGCGGCGATGATCGTGGTGGCCTTCCACCTGCTGGAAACCTACTCCAAAGGCCCTGCCTACCAGGTGCTCAACCACGGCTATCTGGCCGTCGACTTCTTCTTCGTGCTCTCGGGCTTCGTGATCGGCTACGCCTACGACGACCGCTGGAACTGCATGTCGCTCAAGGGCTTCTTCAAGCGCCGCCTGGTGCGTCTGCATCCGATGGTCATCATGGGGTCTCTCATCGGCGCGCTGTTCTTCTACTTCGGGTCCGCGGCCTTCCCGATGATCGCCGGCGTACAGTGGTGGGAGGTGCTGCTGATCTGCCTGCTGGGCTGTACGATGCTGCCCGCGCTGCCGTCGTGGGACATCCGCGGCTGGGGCGAGACCAGCCCGCTGAACGGACCCGCATGGTCGCTGCTCTACGAATACATCGCCAATATCCTCTATGCCCTCGTCATCCGGCGCTTCCCGAAATTCGTGCTGGGGCTGTTCGTGGCCGGGGCCGCGGTGCTGACGCTGGACCTCACGCTGAATCTCGACCTGTTCGGCCTGCTTTCCGCCGACCGCTCTGCGGCCTACACCGTCATCGGCGGCTGGAGCGTCACCCCGGAACAAATCTACATCGGCTTCTCGCGTCTGCTGTATCCCTTCTTCGCGGGGCTGCTGCTCTCGCGCCTCGATGCGGCGATCCGCGTGCGGGGCGGATTCTGGTGGTGCTCGCTGCTGATCGCGGCCGCTTTGGTCATGCCCCATGTCGGGAGTGTTTCGGCCCCGTGGATCGACGGTGGCTATCAGGCGCTGGTCATCCTGTTCGTCTTCCCGCTGATCGTCTCGATGGGGGCCGGAAGCCGTGTCGCCGGCGCCCGGTCGGTGGCCGTCTGCACGTTCCTCGGCGAAATCTCCTTCCCGCTCTACATCACCCACTACCCGCTGGTCTATATGCAGATGGCCTGGGTGGCCGGGAATCCCGACGCTCCGCTCGGCACGGGCATTTTCGTGAATGTCGCGATTTTCCTGCTTGCCGTCGGTCTGGCCTGGGCCTGCCTGAAACTCTACGACCTGCCCGTCCGCGAGTGGCTCAAGCGGCATTGGCTGATGAAGTAG